The Penaeus chinensis breed Huanghai No. 1 chromosome 29, ASM1920278v2, whole genome shotgun sequence genome window below encodes:
- the LOC125040866 gene encoding histone acetyltransferase KAT6A-like isoform X6 — protein MPICCECLGTENSVEGGFMHCGTCRTSVHPKCLRLDPASSVRLQKQGWQCEDCKPCIVCRKTASEVLGSLIICTTCDEGYHIRCVTPTLEHRPNSPNWCCSHCTKGPRATNNNNRSNTASPTESIQGEGIASNSTLASNRKGRGRSRKGLQETVRSRKYSSSSSSSRSRSASRWRKSESEQQKELPSDSEDSDDPGVNAEVLLSPPTVESKVSMEPLHRPPLPPGVTERDLEMFKKAQEQAVQEMDKNRTTVQERDPFNMSRCPASIDFGQYDIQTWYSAPYPQEYARLTKLFLCEFCLKYMKSVSMLGRHLEKCLWRTPPGTEIYRKDNLSVFEVDGNVSKIYCQNLCLLAKLFLDHKTLYYDVEPFLFYVLTRNDEKGCHLVGYFSKEKLSALKYNVSCIMTMPQYQRQGYGRFLIDFSYLLSKREGQPGTPEKPLSDLGRVSYTAYWKSVILEYLFHLRDKNSFCIQEVVKDKAMYPADVVYTLNILGFFKRNALGQMVVSIDWNMVEEHYQKQLNNPRRLRLDPEALRWSPLVPGHNVSVQQDSDEDEEEKEEKKDKKENDSLEISKDDESCKMDDIKLEESEKEPVLEEESSKLQEEEEEEEEEEEEPKKVEEEVSQVPPVLLSSSPKKRGRAAKVPDTVEISESVVEAKEREKENINSSVDDIKQTENISSQNKIDDKMSLASKEDAYVFKEEDESDFEPTFRSLHSERRKSHTLKETQCSLERRRGKRRVRGHNEDERLSLEEPQPTEKDFIKDLVSNKRGTLDSMSTPRNSRRVASSSRVNYGEVDTEDSREITEEDNDSSVMIPKSRRETSSRTRKKPEVGESEEETSMIRETSRNKRKAEAQEAEEPITSHRESSRTRRKQDSSIGDVEKESHNTTVESERSQRLRNKTLNSSVNSSRECRRRKHSEIDEEEQAPVDTDKNEAQKNKSQQEAEETLTPKHKRARRSDEKDRTISQNHEVVERHTRRNNEVEETSRTRKSKRIEEQPEPVNLRSKKSRLSRNLSSSDAAAAGLRRSLRGVANGPEEEEHENEEDGMDSGDLEMPHLEPMVDLEKHSATPKSNESTRGKKDGADSRDLTKSEPGRNGKVETNQKDEKNTKVEEPAQPSLVKKRGWPKGVPRGPKNSSRGRGRGPGRPASRGRGRSKFQGGQKPAPLDGPDVQESVPENRQSLNDVTDGQHDEVDEPKEVETKKDDPVPDPPPVESTPAPEKEAGDTPALPEAPVENIVKEDSAEKEDNTLKESKSETEVETDSVAPEEVECKDPDKEVVKDCDTNPTPEVFKDSVVGANTESKESGENDEPEKQEDEMEVEKENHDPAKEAVLEKDVAGEVEQELSEADKAVASIMNGTSETIPNGDCLEHETFSNPPPVEEVPEVTECKVGDGRVDEAYQEEVTKAVESIWGGTEERESNLVEDPRQSEIIEEPKISCPSAPIIPSSPIRHTLSPAIPSCSPLHPEGEVSLQSPANSVDHNRSPESSVPHSPIPSTPPHAPAPPSPTTPVPSPLPPDSPLEPPCAPAPVTPTSPGSPASPPPSSIGSPTPLHSPSSPISEIPVDHIQPSASPQPLGLEEDQSCHLPSAEEPMPVPETPLLSAVSSHHNPDVQERKSQHCEAVVKELGQDQQQSHSQPQPQPQSQPQPQPQPQPQPQPQPQCLPQAQTESQPQPETHSQPEPQTEKQQTSQLQTQEQVQGDGPGEEEGHASEPRVQAAVPGVPDTLSAAGRQEENLASQMEQTYEPADATKVDNHPTGQEAAHTHDLALEVGEGPKVTSSAGSTPPSSCGSTNTTSVITRQAPTPTPPHQQEVSSMGVYTPDSTTNSVHSMHGYSQGEFDVSQLGIESPTSISSNEMAHSVEAPQQASTPQSYSDCAQVSNQQVQPPTPTHVQPTTPTHVQPSTPTHTQPTTPTPPHIARTTPTPTPILPQPVPQPQPQPHTHSQTQTQPIITQSTSQIIPAIGVVSLPHTQPHQAPTKHQPSKQRHIQPKPPTQPQVQISSAGSRPPSNLGTQLSPQSAMAAMHASSQAHMMSQRMVAGTPHPPSGLSQHHPMSHHPHAAHPPHPPRTPHVTHSHSQMQNFTHHPNYMVGPHQQMLGHHTSMSYLAQPTVTTYAQAHNPAHSSSYMTSVIQSRMGGPQQPPSQNASSSSTSSTQRATHGASSSGVCGPSPSNYHFLNSSPPGPSPTPTPMGSGQHHAGGVQASASSCSIARLQQLTNGIMDIVPQPPCAGVTPPPSHTVTPPPSHTVTPPPAAAAAAAAAQRNMTPPISNLQSQVPLSYKYKSHQAAAAAQMSSNMMGPTMLGYQVNGYRMPGQAGAMSALNPSYLTNPSFMNQQLPMQMMNMHPQAAGQYQDPRTQPQNTMYPPYSYMSPLQLNGTMRR, from the exons ATGCCTATTTGCTGCGAGTGCCTGGGTACAGAAAATAGTGTTGAAGGCGGCTTTATGCACTGTGGTACCTGCCGGACCTCAGTCCACCCCAAGTGTTTGCGTCTCGACCCTGCGTCCTCTGTGAGATTACAAAAGCAGGGATGGCAATGTGAAGACTGCAAACCTTGTATAGTATGTCGGAAGACAGCATCAGAG GTCCTAGGCAGCCTAATTATATGCACAACTTGTGATGAGGGCTACCATATCAGATGCGTCACACCCACACTGGAGCACCGGCCAAATTCCCCTAACTGGTGCTGTTCCCATTGTACCAAAGGGCCGCGagccaccaacaacaataaccgtAGCAATACCGCCTCACCTACGGAAAGCATCCAGGGTGAGGGCATAGCGAGCAACAGCACCCTGGCTTCCAATAGAAAAGGGCGAGGGAGGTCCCGGAAGGGTCTCCAGGAAACTGTAAGAAGTAGAAAGTACAGCTCCTCATCGTCCAGTTCGCGTTCAAG GTCAGCATCTCGATGGcgtaaaagtgagagtgagcagCAGAAGGAGCTACCCAGCGACTCAGAGGACAGTGATG ATCCGGGAGTGAATGCTGAAGTGTTGCTCTCCCCGCCCACAGTGGAGAGTAAAGTCAGTATGGAGCCCCTCCATCGACCACCTTTACCCCCAGGAGTCACTGAGAGAGATTTGGAAATGTTTAAGAAGGCTCAGGAACAGGCAGTGCAG GAAATGGATAAAAATAGAACAACGGTTCAAGAACGGGACCCCTTCAATATGTCACGGTGTCCAGCCAGCATAGATTTTGGCCAGTATGATATTCAGACATGGTATTCCGCTCCATACCCCCAGGAATATGCACG GTTAACCAAACTGTTCCTTTGTGAATTCTGTCTTAAGTACATGAAAAGTGTCTCCATGTTGGGCCGGCACTTAGAAAAGTGTCTTTGGCGCACTCCACCTGGTACTGAAATCTACCGGAAAGATAATCTTTCTGTCTTTGAG GTGGATGGTAATGTGAGCAAAATATATTGTCAGAATCTGTGCCTATTAGCTAAATTGTTCCTGGATCATAAGACGCTATACTATGATGTTGAACCCTTTCTCTTCTACGTTTTAACCCGCAATGATGAGAAGGGTTGCCATCTTGTTGGGTACTTCAGTAAGGAGAAACTCTCAGCACTAAAATATAATGTGTCATGTATCATGACTATGCCACAGTACCAGCGGCAAGGCTATGGGCGTTTCCTTATTGATTTTA GCTACTTGCTGTCAAAAAGAGAGGGCCAGCCAGGAACACCTGAGAAGCCCCTCTCTGACCTGGGGAGGGTTTCATACACTGCCTATTGGAAGTCAGTTATCCTGGAGTACCTGTTTCACCTACGGGACAAGAACTCCTTCTGCATCCAAGAAGTGGTCAAGGACAAAGCCATGTATCCTGCTGATGTTGTGTACACACTGAATATCCTTGGTTTCTTCAAGAGGAATGCATTAGGACA AATGGTAGTGAGTATAGACTGGAATATGGTCGAAGAGCACTACCAGAAGCAGCTGAACAACCCCCGGAGATTGCGGCTAGATCCAGAGGCCCTCCGCTGGTCACCACTTGTACCTGGGCATAATGTATCCGTGCAACAAGACTCTGATGAG gatgaggaagaaaaagaagagaagaaggataagaaagaaaatgacagtcTGGAGATCAGCAAAGACGATGAGTCATGCAAGATGGATGACATCAAATTGGAAGAATCGGAGAAGGAGCCAGTGTTGGAAGAGGAAAGCAGCAAactgcaagaggaggaggaggaggaggaagaggaagaggaagagcccaagaaagtggaggaggaagtatCCCAAGTGCCTCCTGTGCTATTGTCATCCTCCCCCAAGAAGCGAGGAAGAGCTGCCAAAGTCCCCGACACAGTGGAGATTTCGGAGTCTGTG GTGGAagccaaagagagggagaaggagaatattaACAGCAGTGTTGATGATATCAAACAGACTGAAAACATTTCCTCACAAAACAAAATTGATGACAAGATGTCATTAGCCTCAAAGGAGGATGCTTATGTTtttaaggaagaggatgagagcgaTTTTGAACCAACCTTCCGAAGCCTCCACAGCGAAAGGAGGAAGTCACATACCCTCAAGGAAACTCAGTGTTCTctggagaggcggagagggaaacgAAGAGTGAGAGGCCACAACGAAGATGAGAGGCTGAGCTTAGAGGAGCCGCAGCCAACAGAAAAAG ATTTTATCAAAGACCTAGTGAGCAACAAAAGAGGCACTCTAGATTCAATGTCTACACCAAGGAACTCAAGGAGAGTGGCATCCAGCTCACGAGTTAACTATGGGGAAGTAGACACTGAAGATTCAAGGGAAATTACAGAGGAAGACAATGATTCCTCAGTCATGATACCAAAGAGCCGGAGGGAAACCTCTAGTAGGACTAGAAAGAAACCTGAAgttggagagagtgaagaagagaccTCCATGATTAGGGAAACatctagaaataaaagaaaagcagaagcacAAGAAGCTGAGGAACCCATCACAAGCCACAGAGAGTCCTCGAGAACTCGGAGAAAGCAAGACTCCTCCATAGGGGACGTGGAAAAGGAATCTCATAATACAACAGTGGAGTCAGAGCGTTCACAGAGACTCAGGAATAAGACCTTGAACTCCTCTGTCAACAGTAGCAGGGAATGTCGGAGGAGGAAGCATTCCGAGATTGATGAGGAAGAGCAAGCACCGGTGGACACTGACAAGAATGAGGCTCAGAAAAATAAGAGCCAGCAGGAGGCAGAGGAGACTCTAACCCCAAAGCACAAACGGGCGAGAAGGAGTGATGAGAAAGACCGCACAATCAGTCAGAACCATGAAGTTGTTGAGAGACACACGAGAAGAAATAATGAAGTTGAGGAAACATCAAGAACCAGAAAGTCCAAACGCATTGAAGAGCAACCAGAGCCAGTCAACCTCAGATCGAAGAAGTCTAGGCTGAGCAGAAACCTCTCCTCCTCAGACGCAGCAGCTGCAGGCTTGAGGAGGAGTCTGCGTGGAGTTGCCAATGGACCGGAAGAGGAGGAacatgagaatgaggaggatgg CATGGACAGTGGAGACTTGGAGATGCCCCACCTGGAGCCCATGGTGGACCTGGAGAAGCACTCGGCCACTCCAAAGTCCAACGAG TCaacaagagggaagaaagatggtgCTGACAGTCGTGATCTCACTAAGTCAGAGCCAGGACGAAATGGCAAGGTGGAGACCAACCAGAAAGATGAGAAGAACACCAAGGTGGAAGAGCCTGCCCAGCCTTCCCTCGTCAAGAAGCGAGGCTGGCCCAAGGGAGTGCCTCGTGGGCCCAAGAACTCTAGTCGTGGTCGAGGCCGGGGTCCAGGTAGACCAGCCAGCCGGGGGCGGGGGAGGTCCAAG TTTCAGGGAGGGCAAAAGCCTGCTCCACTGGATGGTCCTGATGTGCAAGAGAGCGTACCTGAGAATCGTCAGTCCCTGAATGATGTCACGGACGGACAGCATGATGAAGTTGATGAGCCAAAGGAGGTTGAAACTAAAAAGGATGATCCAGTTCCAGATCCTCCTCCTGTGGAAAGTACTCCAGCACCAGAGAAAGAGGCTGGTGACACTCCAGCACTCCCAGAAGCTCCTGTGGAAAATATTGTGAAGGAGGACAGTGCTGAAAAAGAGGATAACACGCTGAAGGAAAGTAAAAGTGAGACCGAGGTTGAGACAGACAGTGTTGCTCCGGAGGAAGTGGAATGTAAAGACCCTGACAAAGAGGTTGTTAAAGATTGTGATACAAATCCCACTCCGGAAGTTTTCAAGGACAGTGTTGTGGGTGCTAATACAGAAAGCAAAGAAAGTGGTGAGAATGATGAGCCAGAGAAgcaggaggatgagatggaggtagaaaaagaaaaccacGACCCAGCCAAGGAGGCGGTGCTAGAGAAAGACGTGGCAGGGGAGGTGGAGCAAGAGCTAAGTGAAGCTGACAAAGCTGTGGCCAGCATCATGAATGGAACTAGTGAGACCATACCCAATGGTGATTGTCTGGAACATGAAACTTTTAGCAATCCTCCTCCCGTTGAAGAGGTGCCTGAGGTTACAGAGTGCAAAGTTGGGGATGGGAGGGTGGATGAAGCTTACCAAGAAGAGGTCACAAAAGCAGTAGAGAGCATTTGGGGTGGTACAGAAGAACGAGAATCAAACCTGGTTGAGGATCCTCGGCAATCCGAAATTATAGAGGAGCCCAAAATATCTTGCCCGTCTGCCCCAATCATTCCTTCATCACCCATTCGCCACACTCTTTCCCCTGCCATCCCATCATGTTCTCCTCTCCACCCTGAAGGTGAAGTTTCTCTACAAAGTCCAGCTAACTCTGTTGACCATAATAGATCTCCAGAATCTTCCGTTCCACACTCCCCTATACCAAGTACCCCTCCGCATGCCCCTGCACCTCCGTCCCCCACTACACCAGTACCCTCCCCATTGCCACCAGACTCCCCTCTGGAGCCACCATGTGCCCCAGCTCCTGTCACTCCAACCTCACCAGGATCTCcagcatcccctcctccctcctctataggatctcccactcctctccactctccatcTTCGCCGATCTCTGAGATTCCAGTAGACCACATTCAGCCGTCGGCTTCTCCTCAGCCACTGGGTCTGGAGGAAGACCAGTCGTGTCACTTGCCATCTGCTGAAGAACCAATGCCTGTGCCTGAGACACCCTTACTCTCTGCAGTTTCTAGTCACCACAACCCTGATGTCCAGGAGAGAAAAAGTCAGCATTGTGAAGCTGTTGTAAAAGAACTTGGACAAGATCAGCAGCAGTCTCACTCTCAGCCCCAGCCACAACCTCAGTCccagcctcagcctcagcctcagccacAACCTCAGCCACAGCCTCAGCCTCAGTGTTTGCCCCAAGCCCAGACAGAGTCTCAACCACAGCCAGAGACACATTCACAACCAGAgccacagacagaaaaacaacagaCGTCACAATTGCAGACCCAAGAACAAGTACAAGGGGATGGTCctggagaagaagaaggccaTGCAAGTGAGCCCCGTGTCCAGGCTGCTGTTCCTGGAGTGCCAGATACCCTAAGTGCTGCTGGCCGTCAGGAAGAGAACTTGGCATCCCAGATGGAGCAGACATATGAACCTGCTGATGCCACCAAAGTTGATAATCATCCCACAGGACAAGAGGCTGCTCACACCCATGATCTGGCACTGGAAGTTGGAGAGGGGCCAAAGGTGACAAGTTCTGCTGGAAGCACTCCTCCATCCTCTTGTGGGTCTACCAACACTACGTCAGTGATAACAAGGCAagcccccacacccaccccaccacaccaacAGGAAGTTAGCAGTATGGGTGTTTACACCCCCGATTCTACAACAAACTCGGTCCACTCAATGCATGGTTATTCCCAGGGTGAGTTTGATGTGTCTCAGCTTGGAATTGAGTCACCAACTTCTATATCCAGCAATGAGATGGCTCACTCGGTAGAAGCCCCTCAGCAAGCCTCCACGCCTCAGAGTTATAGTGACTGTGCACAAGTATCCAACCAGCAGGTCCAGCCCCCAACACCCACACATGTTCAGCCCACAACACCAACTCATGTACAACCatcaaccccaacacacacacaacccacaacacCAACCCCGCCACACATAGCCCGGACAACACCCACCCCAACTCCAATTTTACCCCAGCCTGTTCCACAGCCTCAGCCTCAACCTCATACCCATTCGCAGACACAGACGCAACCCATTATTACGCAATCTACATCTCAGATCATCCCAGCCATAGGTGTTGTATCCCTACCACATACTCAACCACATCAAGCCCCAACAAAACACCAACCTTCAAAACAGAGACATATTCAGCCAAAACCACCAACACAACCCCAGGTCCAGATCTCATCTGCAGGATCTCGACCACCTTCAAACCTAGGAACTCAGTTATCACCTCAGTCTGCAATGGCTGCTATGCATGCCTCGAGTCAGGCTCATATGATGTCGCAGCGGATGGTTGCTGGGACGCCACACCCGCCCTCAGGCCTGAGTCAGCACCACCCAATGTCCCACCATCCTCATGCTGCACATCCTCCACACCCTCCACGCACACCACATGTAACACATTCACACTCTCAAATGCAGAATTTCACTCATCATCCAAATTACATGGTGGGACCACACCAGCAGATGTTGGGTCACCACACTTCCATGAGTTACTTGGCCCAGCCAACTGTAACAACTTATGCCCAAGCTCACAATCCTGCTCACTCCTCATCTTACATGACTTCTGTTATCCAGTCCCGCATGGGCGGCCCTCAGCAACCTCCCAGTCAAAATGCCTCGTCCTCTTCTACCTCCAGTACTCAACGTGCAACACATGGGGCTAGCTCTTCTGGTGTATGTGGGCCATCACCCAGCAATTATCACTTCCTCAACTCCAGTCCCCCTGGGCCATCCCCAACGCCAACACCCATGGGGAGTGGCCAACATCATGCTGGAGGAGTACAAGCAAGTGCATCATCATGTAGTATAGCACGGTTACAGCAACTCACAAATGGGATAATGGATATTGTTCCTCAACCTCCCTGTGCAGGTGTGACGCCTCCACCCTCTCACACTGTCACTCCTCCTCCGTCTCACACAGTTACCCCGCCtcctgcagcagcagcagctgctGCGGCAGCCCAGCGCAACATGACACCTCCCATCTCAAATTTACAATCCCAGGTGCCATTGTCGTATAAGTATAAATCCCACCAAGCAGCAGCTGCAGCACAGATGTCCTCCAACATGATGGGTCCTACGATGTTGGGATACCAAGTAAATGGATATCGCATGCCTGGCCAAGCGGGGGCAATGTCAGCCCTCAACCCTTCGTACCTGACCAACCCTTCATTTATGAATCAGCAGCTACCAATGCAGATGATGAATATGCACCCGCAGGCCGCGGGCCAGTACCAAGACCCTCGCACCCAGCCCCAGAACACCATGTACCCACCATATTCGTATATGTCCCCACTGCAGCTCAATGGCACCATGCGGCGGTAG